One window of the Triticum dicoccoides isolate Atlit2015 ecotype Zavitan chromosome 3B, WEW_v2.0, whole genome shotgun sequence genome contains the following:
- the LOC119279875 gene encoding receptor-like protein EIX2: MQAEARALELGAQITKVLNLHRPNLLTDNQVLAEAAARRCPKIYPGHWTIRDSPNAHNLRNVGACIFTLRKLILEYSKISRSSNKGAHRQAQDGYNLVGDRRLSESRDHGDSLYQYAWVHRSSHGTKKLVSIIGARHTTFHLYHHRSTKLIYSMMLRSPVAMRATATSTRPAATKFLLTVVVVLSLALATHAVPLSRPTCVPEERDALLSFKDGVTSDPGGLLTSWRRGSDCCRWRHVRCSNQTGRVVALSLRNAPGGAELDDRGNYEGALVGRISPSLLSLSRLRHLDLSRNYLEGSPDAALRAFLGGLRSLRYLNLSGIYFSGEVPPQLGNLSRLRSLDLSSDFGTQLLRSSDLSWLARLPLLRHLSLSSIDMSRAPDWPRAVSMLPSLKTLYFSSCSLPSTNHWKLPAAGLRNLTNLEELDLSMNHLNHPAAYSWFWNVTSLTHINLMGTFLSGQLPNALDAMVSLEILDFSYNGNMATMPRSLRNLCNLRYLDLESSLVGGQDIVKLMESLPRGCPSNRLQQLYLANNGMVGTLPNYKRLRHLTGGLQVLDLSYNNLTGSIPLSMGNLTSLGTLDISYNKLTGSVPTGEGYFAGLSTLVLSCNLLVGNIPAGIGHFARLSTLDLRGNYLTGHVPPQLGMLSNLTYLDISLNDLHGVLTEEHFAKMASLETLDLSQNPLLKIHVDSEWKTPFKLRDANFSLCIMGPLFPAWLQWQVNLTYLDISSSGITDKLPDWFTIAFSTMDFLDMSNNSIYGELPENMEDMSLTQFFLDSNRLTGPIPSLPRNIIYLDISMNSLSGPFPSNLGAPGLETLLMFSNGIVGHLSESICHSQKLIVLDLANNLLVGELPSCSRMESLRYLLLSNNSFSGPFPPFVQSCKNLGFLDLAWNNLSGTLPTWIGNLVQLQFVRLSYNMFSGKIPVIITKLKFLHHLNLAGNNISGSIPLGMSNLTAMTRMAVRIGSFPYQAYANAAGEGGNSLSAVTKGQELKYGVGILDMVSIDLSFNGLTGIIPEEIASLDALLNINVSWNRLSGKIPENIGAIQSLESLDLSKNMLSGEIPSSLSKITYLSFLNLSENNLTGRIPPGSQLDTLYQEHPSIYDGNSGLCGPPLQKNCSRNGTSTQDGQNRTGHGFEPMSFRFGLVLGLILGLWLALFTLLLMKAWRIAYFRLFDKLYDQIYVFAVVKWKRLARAGTTD; this comes from the exons ATGCAG GCTGAAGCTAGAGCTTTGGAGTTGGGTGCCCAAATTACCAAGGTGCTTAATCTTCATAGGCCTAATTTATTAACAGATAACCAGGTTCTGGCAGAAGCTGCGGCGAGGCGATGCCCTAAAATTTACCCTGGCCACTGGACCATCAGGGATAGTCCTAATGCTCACAACCTTCGTAATGTTGGAGCTTGTATTTTCACACTAAGGAAGCTGATCCTAGAGTATTCAAAGATTAGTAGGTCAAGCAACAAGGGTGCCCATAGGCAAGCTCAAGATGGTTACAAC CTAGTGGGAGACAGGAGGCTATCAGAGAGCAGAGACCATGGCGACTCCCTGTACCAGTACGCCTGGGTTCACCGGTCCTCTCACGGCACTAAGAAATTGGTCTCCATCATCGGCGCGCGCCACACCACATTCCATCTCTACCACCACCGATCGACCAAGCTCATCTACTCGATGATGCTCCGGAGTCCGGTCGCCATGCGGGCCACGGCCACTTCCACCCGCCCCGCCGCCACCAAATTCTTACtcaccgtcgtcgtcgtcctctcctTGGCCCTGGCCACGCACGCCGTGCCGCTCAGCCGGCCGACCTGCGTGCCCGAGGAGCGGGACGCGCTGCTATCCTTCAAGGACGGCGTCACCAGCGACCCCGGAGGGCTCCTCACCTCCTGGCGACGAGGATCAGACTGCTGCCGGTGGCGGCATGTCCGGTGCAGCAACCAGACGGGCCGCGTGGTCGCGCTTAGCCTCCGGAACGCGCCGGGCGGGGCCGAGCTCGACGACAGAGGGAACTACGAGGGGGCGCTCGTCGGCCGGATaagcccctcgctcctctccctctcgCGGCTGCGGCACCTGGACCTCAGCCGGAACTACCTCGAGGGCTCCCCCGACGCCGCCCTACGGGCGTTCTTGGGCGGCCTCCGGAGCCTGCGCTACCTCAACCTCTCCGGCATCTActtctccggcgaggtcccgccgcaGCTGGGAAACCTCTCGAGGCTGCGCTCCCTTGACCTCTCAAGCGACTTCGGCACGCAGCTGTTGCGCTCGTCAGACCTCTCGTGGCTGGCGCGTCTGCCGTTGCTGCGGCACCTCAGCCTGAGCTCGATCGACATGAGCAGAGCACCGGACTGGCCTCGGGCGGTGAGCATGCTCCCTTCACTCAAAACTCTCTATTTCTCTTCCTGCTCGCTTCCAAGCACGAACCACTGGAAACTTCCGGCGGCAGGCTTGCGTAACCTCACAAATCTTGAGGAGCTGGATCTCTCCATGAACCACCTCAACCACCCGGCCGCATACTCCTGGTTCTGGAACGTGACAAGCCTCACTCACATCAACCTCATGGGAACCTTCCTGTCCGGGCAGCTCCCTAATGCACTGGACGCCATGGTGTCCCTTGAGATTCTTGATTTCTCATATAATGGAAACATGGCCACCATGCCAAGAAGCTTGAGAAACCTCTGCAACCTGAGGTACTTAGACCTCGAGTCGAGCCTCGTAGGCGGCCAGGACATTGTCAAGCTGATGGAAAGCCTGCCGCGGGGATGCCCATCCAACAGGTTGCAACAATTGTACCTAGCAAACAATGGTATGGTTGGAACCTTGCCAAACTACAAGAGGTTGAGGCACCTGACTGgtgggttgcaagttcttgatctcTCTTACAACAACCTCACGGGATCGATACCGTTGTCCATGGGAAATCTTACTAGCTTGGGCACTCTTGACATATCTTACAATAAACTCACTGGATCAGTACCCACAGGGGAAGGATATTTTGCTGGTTTGAGCACCCTTGTACTGTCCTGCAATCTCCTTGTTGGTAACATACCTGCAGGAATAGGACACTTCGCTAGATTAAGCACTCTAGACCTTCGTGGCAACTACCTCACTGGACATGTCCCGCCTCAGCTTGGTATGCTCTCTAATCTAACTTACCTGGACATTAGTCTCAATGATCTTCATGGTGTGCTCACGGAGGAGCACTTTGCTAAAATGGCCAGTTTAGAGACATTGGACCTATCGCAGAATCCCCTACTCAAGATTCACGTGGATTCAGAATGGAAGACTCCCTTCAAGCTTAGAGATGCAAATTTTTCGTTGTGCATCATGGGTCCCCTTTTTCCTGCCTGGCTCCAGTGGCAGGTGAATCTTACTTACCTTGACATCTCAAGCTCAGGTATAACTGATAAGCTCCCGGACTGGTTCACCATTGCATTTTCAACAATGGATTTTCTGGATATGTCCAATAATTCAATATATGGCGAGTTGCCAGAAAATATGGAGGACATGTCATTGACACAATTCTTTCTCGATTCCAATAGACTTACTGGGCCCATACCAAGTCTACCAAGGAATATCATCTACTTGGATATCTCCATGAACTCTTTATCAGGGCCTTTCCCATCCAATCTTGGAGCTCCGGGACTAGAAACGCTGCTTATGTTCTCGAATGGCATCGTGGGTCATCTTTCCGAATCAATCTGCCATTCACAGAAATTGATAGTCTTAGACTTAGCAAACAACCTTCTCGTTGGAGAACTACCTTCATGTTCTAGAATGGAATCCTTGAGGTACCTGCTGTTAAGTAACAATAGCTTCTCTGGACCATTCCCACCATTTGTACAGAGCTGCAAAAATTTGGGTTTCTTGGATCTTGCATGGAATAACTTATCCGGAACATTGCCGACGTGGATTGGCAACTTGGTGCAACTGCAATTTGTACGGTTGAGTTATAACATGTTCTCTGGGAAGATCCCGGTCATCATCACAAAACTCAAGTTCCTTCATCATTTGAATCTAGCAGGAAATAATATATCCGGATCCATCCCACTGGGTATGTCAAACCTAACAGCAATGACACGGATGGCGGTAAGGATTGGCTCGTTTCCTTATCAGGCGTATGCAAATGCGGCGGGTGAAGGTGGAAATAGCTTGTCCGCTGTTACCAAGGGGCAAGAACTTAAGTATGGTGTAGGAATTTTGGATATGGTGAGCATTGACTTATCCTTCAACGGGTTAACTGGGATAATTCCAGAGGAAATTGCTTCTCTTGACGCACTGTTAAACATAAATGTGTCTTGGAATCGCCTGAGCGGTAAAATCCCAGAAAATATTGGGGCCATACAGTCACTTGAGTCACTCGACCTCTCAAAGAACATGCTCTCTGGCGAGATCCcttcaagcttgtcaaagataacaTACTTAAGCTTCTTGAACCTATCTGAAAACAATCTTACAGGGAGAATACCACCAGGCTCTCAGCTTGACACCCTGTACCAGGAGCACCCATCTATATACGATGGCAACAGTGGGCTTTGCGGACCTCCTCTTCAGAAGAATTGCTCGAGAAATGGTACATCAACGCAAGATGGTCAGAACAGAACTGGCCATGGTTTTGAGCCAATGTCTTTTAGATTTGGGCTTGTTCTGGGTCTCATTCTGGGCCTCTGGTTGGCGCTCTTCACCCTTCTATTAATGAAAGCATGGAGGATTGCTTATTTCCGCCTCTTTGACAAGTTGTATGATCAGATATATGTGTTTGCCGTTGTTAAATGGAAAAGATTGGCCAGAGCAGGAACAACAGATTAG